The Hymenobacter sp. DG01 genome has a segment encoding these proteins:
- a CDS encoding NYN domain-containing protein — MNQMNSPLIRIGVFYDGNYFLKISDYYYFQHDRKARISLEGLHEFIRHQVAEEEDVDVRLSQIIDSHFFRGRLSATEARDKDRLFHDRLLDDILMNMGITTHYMPLKTRDGRLQEKGIDVWLSLEALELAIHKSFDVVVLIAGDSDYAPLIKKLNTVGTRVMLLNWDFKYTDFKGENRVTRASQQLLEQATYPVQMHDIIDQGISTGDELIEAMFVNTPEPAAFPAAPKPVRPTGPTAAGPVGTVGISTIKNLKNGFGFVVMPPNNLFFSYADMAEGDFNDLREGDWVEFTVGRNHRDEDCARNVRKVEAPEMEDGDEYDEHEHESASSPERL, encoded by the coding sequence ATGAACCAGATGAATAGCCCCCTGATTAGGATCGGCGTCTTCTACGACGGCAATTATTTCCTAAAGATCAGTGATTACTACTACTTCCAGCATGACCGCAAGGCCCGTATTAGCCTGGAAGGTCTCCATGAATTTATCCGGCACCAAGTAGCAGAAGAAGAAGACGTTGATGTACGTCTGAGCCAGATCATCGACTCCCACTTCTTCCGCGGCCGTCTCTCCGCCACCGAAGCCCGCGACAAAGACCGTCTGTTCCACGACCGTCTGCTCGACGATATTCTGATGAACATGGGTATCACCACCCACTACATGCCCCTGAAAACGCGCGATGGCCGTTTGCAGGAAAAAGGCATTGATGTGTGGCTGTCCCTGGAAGCGCTGGAACTGGCTATCCACAAGAGCTTCGATGTGGTAGTGCTCATCGCCGGCGACTCCGACTACGCTCCCCTGATCAAGAAGCTCAACACCGTGGGTACCCGCGTGATGCTGCTGAACTGGGACTTCAAGTACACCGACTTCAAGGGCGAAAACCGCGTAACCCGCGCTTCGCAGCAGCTGCTGGAGCAGGCTACCTACCCCGTGCAGATGCACGACATCATTGACCAGGGCATCAGCACCGGCGACGAGCTGATTGAGGCCATGTTCGTGAATACGCCCGAGCCGGCCGCCTTCCCGGCCGCTCCCAAGCCCGTGCGCCCCACCGGCCCCACGGCCGCTGGCCCAGTTGGCACGGTAGGCATCAGCACCATCAAAAACCTGAAGAACGGCTTCGGTTTCGTGGTAATGCCCCCGAACAACCTGTTTTTCAGCTACGCCGATATGGCCGAAGGGGACTTCAACGACCTGCGCGAAGGCGACTGGGTGGAGTTCACGGTGGGCCGCAACCACCGCGACGAAGACTGTGCCCGCAATGTGCGCAAAGTAGAAGCTCCCGAGATGGAAGACGGGGACGAATACGATGAGCACGAACACGAGTCGGCCAGCTCCCCCGAGCGCCTCTAA
- a CDS encoding metal-dependent hydrolase: MRGSSHLAIGLITGVAVAGLVPGIPFSAAGIALAGFSSLAPDLDHPGSRLSKRLGFAQSYVRWAFVAVAAGLALYTHFQLPPGPDRRMGFTAALAFGLIGAAMQGDSTRKLALLFTGLCTVVAGLYTGFVWLSMLGLFVGVAPYTSHRSWTHTLWAAGFWTYIGHLANQGLGWHGVAWFAGGGYLSHLLADTLTKAGVKWLMPLTDLTLKIPLIRTGSKSGNFLEVAICVGYGLLVLGLVVGRLGF; the protein is encoded by the coding sequence GTGCGCGGTTCTTCTCACCTGGCCATTGGCCTGATTACCGGCGTGGCCGTGGCGGGCCTCGTGCCGGGTATTCCGTTTTCAGCCGCTGGCATTGCTTTGGCCGGCTTCTCGTCCCTGGCTCCTGACCTCGACCACCCCGGCTCCCGGCTCAGCAAGCGCCTGGGTTTCGCCCAAAGCTACGTGCGCTGGGCGTTTGTAGCGGTAGCGGCCGGACTGGCCCTGTACACTCATTTTCAGCTCCCGCCCGGCCCCGATAGGCGCATGGGCTTTACGGCGGCGCTGGCGTTTGGACTTATCGGGGCCGCCATGCAGGGCGACTCTACCCGCAAGCTGGCACTCCTGTTCACAGGTTTGTGCACGGTAGTGGCCGGCCTGTACACCGGCTTCGTGTGGCTGAGCATGTTGGGCCTGTTTGTGGGGGTAGCCCCCTACACCTCCCACCGTTCCTGGACCCATACGCTCTGGGCCGCCGGCTTCTGGACCTACATCGGGCACCTGGCCAACCAGGGCCTGGGCTGGCACGGGGTAGCCTGGTTTGCCGGGGGCGGGTACCTCTCGCACCTGCTGGCCGATACGCTCACCAAAGCCGGCGTGAAATGGCTCATGCCCCTCACCGACCTGACGCTAAAGATCCCCCTGATCCGGACGGGCTCCAAAAGCGGCAACTTCCTGGAAGTAGCTATTTGCGTCGGCTACGGGCTGCTGGTGCTGGGGCTGGTGGTGGGCCGGCTGGGCTTCTGA